The window TTCTTTGCCCTTTTCTCTCTTCTTTGATTTTAGCCACTTCATCCACTAAATCTTCTCCACGGTATACAGGTGCTTGTAGCGCTTTTTCAATGAGTTCTTCTGTACTCTTTAGTGCTTCAGCAACGGCTACACTTAGTACTTTTTTTCCTTTGAACCTTTCCATGGGTACAGTGGTATCACACGCTAAGATAATGGCATCAGCACTTTGAATATCTTCCGCTGTTAATTCATTTTCTACACCGATAGAACCTCGTGTTTCTACCTTGACATCCAAACCTTTTTTCTTAGCAGCTTCAGCAATGGCTTCTGCTGCCATGTAAGTGTGAGCGATGCCAGTTGTACATGCAGTTACTCCTAAAATTTTCATATAAAACCCTCCTCGTTATACATGTTGTTTATAGATTAATCATGTAAGTAGTGTTGACTTACATCATTAATGATTACCTTTGACTGCATAGCTTTCACTTGTTCCAAGTTAAATAATTGAGTACCTTCTTTGGTTACTGCTAGTGTGCCACATACCGTTCCATCCTTTAACGCTTTCATGGGATCTTCTTCTCTTGAATAAGAATAGATAAATCCTCCTAACATAGAGTCTCCAGCACCTACAGAACTTTTGACATCCACTTTTATAGGTTTTGCCAATAATATTTTATTTCTAGAAACAAGAATACTTCCATCCTTACCCATGGAAACCAAAACCCACTGGATACGGAACGTTGTCACAATGTCAAGTGCACCCTTCACAATGTCTCTTATGGATTCCACCTTAATACCAAACGTATTTTGTAATTCATGGATATTAGGCTTAATCAGAAAAGGGCTTGCTTTCACACCTTCACGCAATAGCGCACCATCTGCATCAAGAACCACTCTTGTATCCCCTTTTACTAATGCTATGAGCTCCTTATACAGCCCCATAGGACATCCTTCAGGCATACTTCCGCTAAATATCATATAATCCGATGACTTAGCATAGTCCACAACCTTCTGTTTAATCTGCTCAATGTGGTCTTTATGAATACGAAAACCGCTTTCATTAAATTCAGTGGTGGTCCTATGTTTTAAATCAACAACTTTTGTGTTGACGCGGGTTCTATCGTGAATGTGTATAAAATCTGCCTGAATCTTTTCTTGATGTAAGAATGCCTCTATCTTGTTTTTATTCTCATAACCTAAAAAGCCAATAGCTGTTGTGTCACCCTTTAGAAGGTTAATCACTTTTGCTACGTTAATACCCTTTCCACCAATATCCTCTCTACTGGATTTTATCCGATGGACTTTCCCAAGTGTACATTCATCGACGACAATCGTACGATCTATAGCTGGATTTAAGGTGATAGTCGTTATCATATCCTACCCCCTTCTAGACGCGAACCACGTCAATGTCATGACGTAAATATCGATCCATCATATCCGCGTCCAATCCTGTATCTGTTATGATGTGATCAATCATGGAAATGGGACCTGCTTCACATAAAGCTACCTTATTGAACTTACTGCTATCAGCTAATACAAATACTTCAGCAGCAATATGTATCATGGTTCGCTTTACATCTGCTTCTGCTAAATCAGGGGTCGTTAAGCCATTTTCAATGGTAATACCGTTACTTCCAATAAAGGATTTATTCACATTGAACTTCTTTAAACTCTCAATGGCCAAATTACCCACTGTTGCTAACGTATTTAAACGAATTTTGCCACCAACAGTATAGAGTTCAACCTGCTCATTCTTGGCTATTGCATGGGCTACCATAGATGAATTCGTAACCACCACTAACGGAATATTGGATTCTCCGATTAATCTTGCTAACGCTAAGGTTGTGGTTCCTGAATCGATAACAACACTATCATTTTCTTCAATGTATGCAAATGCTTTCTCTGCTATCCTTATTTTTTCTTCATGATAAATGGACTCTTTTTGAAAGAAAGTGGGCTCCTCTGTGACATTAATATTGTTGCTAAGCATGGCACCACCATGGGTTCTTTGGATTGTCCCTTCGTCCTCTAAAAAGGTCAAATCCCGACGTATGGTGGCTTCAGAAGCCATTAATGTATCACATAATTCCTTAACGGATATGCTTTGATTTGCCTTAAGGAGTGTCAGGATTTCTTTTCTGCGTTCTTCTGCAAACATAAGCCTCACCTCTTATCCTATTGCTTTTCTTAGTACACTTAACAAGTCATCTTCTGTTTTTGCACTTCTTAATTGCTCCCTAAAGTCTTCTTTCATTAGCTTTCTTGAAATCAAAGCTAGAATTTTAAGATGTTCTGAACCTGCTTGAGCAGACGGAACACCAATGATAAAGACGATATCAACCGTATGCCCATCTAAAGCTTTCCAGTCAACCTGATTAACCCTTGCAAATCCTAAAAATGGTTCATTTACAGCATCTGTTTTACCATGGGGAATTGCCACGCCAAAGCCAACTGCTGTGCTGTATTCTTCTTCACGTTTTAGTACTGCTTCAACATATTTGTCTACATCATTTACTTTTCCTGCTTCTGCCGCCAATAGCGCTAAACGCCTGATGACTTCCTCCTTAGTGGCTGCTTGACAATGCATATCGATTAAATTTTCATTGATTAACATATGATACCTCCCAATTCAACATTTCTTTTACCTAATATTGTTTGACAATAGGATGCATATTAACCTATTATCTACCGTACAAAACTACAAAACATGAACATCCTCATAATGACTTCATCTTCACTTATTTCTTATCCTATCTAATGCTAAGGATACAATTCTTATATCACTCATTTCCAATCATCATATTATCATTGAATGATTGTTTATGATTGATTTTATTATAATACAATCACAAACAAAAATCAAGTTGTTTCGTTAAGAAAGTATCGTTAACGCATATAAAACACTTCTATTTCATACATAAACTCAGAGAATTTTTCTATAAAAAAACTCTTTGGCTTATTGTTATCTTTAGCCAAAGAGATTGTTATTCCTCTACATATAAACCCATTACCTTGGGTTACAAGAATGACCTATGTATACCTCAATAATACTTACTTTCTATAGTAATACCCTACCTATAACATAACTAGCCTCTGTCCCAGACTTCTGAAAATGTTGGGCATTCACCTCTAAGGAGTGAAAGAAGTTCTAGGTCGTCATAGGATCCTGAATTAAATACCGCGTTTCTTTTTATACCTTCAAATTTAAAACCACATTTTTCAGCAACTTTACGACTAGGAATGTTCCCTTTACTGACGCAAATTTCAAGCCGTTCAATGGGTTTTAATGCAAATAAGTAAGCGGAAAAAATAGTCAGCGCTTCGGTCATATAGCCTTTGCCCCGATCTTCTTTTCGATACAATTGATACCCAACTTCATAACCCGCCATGTAAAATACACCTTTAAAGTATGCAATTTCCCCTACTAATTTATCGTTTTTATCCATAATAAGTAGTACCCCTGCGTTATCATCCCAAAGCCCTGTATCCATAAACTTTTTTTTGAAGTTATGTTCGGATGATAAGCTAACATGTCCATATTCTCCTCTTTCAGTTAAGTTATTCTTCAGGTTAAGGATTTCTTCCAGGTCACCTTCTCTTACCATTCTTAGCCTGATGTTTTTTCCTTGTATCATACCATGTATCTCCTTTCTTATAAACTTAATAGATGTTTTTCTGGATAACGTAAGATGATGTATGAAATTTTTGATGTGCTTATC is drawn from Vallitalea pronyensis and contains these coding sequences:
- the pfkB gene encoding 1-phosphofructokinase, whose amino-acid sequence is MITTITLNPAIDRTIVVDECTLGKVHRIKSSREDIGGKGINVAKVINLLKGDTTAIGFLGYENKNKIEAFLHQEKIQADFIHIHDRTRVNTKVVDLKHRTTTEFNESGFRIHKDHIEQIKQKVVDYAKSSDYMIFSGSMPEGCPMGLYKELIALVKGDTRVVLDADGALLREGVKASPFLIKPNIHELQNTFGIKVESIRDIVKGALDIVTTFRIQWVLVSMGKDGSILVSRNKILLAKPIKVDVKSSVGAGDSMLGGFIYSYSREEDPMKALKDGTVCGTLAVTKEGTQLFNLEQVKAMQSKVIINDVSQHYLHD
- a CDS encoding DeoR/GlpR family DNA-binding transcription regulator; protein product: MFAEERRKEILTLLKANQSISVKELCDTLMASEATIRRDLTFLEDEGTIQRTHGGAMLSNNINVTEEPTFFQKESIYHEEKIRIAEKAFAYIEENDSVVIDSGTTTLALARLIGESNIPLVVVTNSSMVAHAIAKNEQVELYTVGGKIRLNTLATVGNLAIESLKKFNVNKSFIGSNGITIENGLTTPDLAEADVKRTMIHIAAEVFVLADSSKFNKVALCEAGPISMIDHIITDTGLDADMMDRYLRHDIDVVRV
- a CDS encoding PTS sugar transporter subunit IIA, producing the protein MLINENLIDMHCQAATKEEVIRRLALLAAEAGKVNDVDKYVEAVLKREEEYSTAVGFGVAIPHGKTDAVNEPFLGFARVNQVDWKALDGHTVDIVFIIGVPSAQAGSEHLKILALISRKLMKEDFREQLRSAKTEDDLLSVLRKAIG
- a CDS encoding GNAT family N-acetyltransferase — its product is MIQGKNIRLRMVREGDLEEILNLKNNLTERGEYGHVSLSSEHNFKKKFMDTGLWDDNAGVLLIMDKNDKLVGEIAYFKGVFYMAGYEVGYQLYRKEDRGKGYMTEALTIFSAYLFALKPIERLEICVSKGNIPSRKVAEKCGFKFEGIKRNAVFNSGSYDDLELLSLLRGECPTFSEVWDRG